A portion of the Staphylococcus felis genome contains these proteins:
- a CDS encoding crossover junction endodeoxyribonuclease RuvC: MSIYIGLDLSFAKTGYAVVEVINGKPKLLDYGLIKNDPNQTEQERIEYNVIAIDFLASQYRPDVIVKEASVVGRSSTAMPVLKTHGAYELRMYSRYKLFDFHNASIKKWARNVLNVKDNDKKMVGEAVERKYGTVDGLYTPRGKYIDDIGDAIACVTAFLEREEIIEKGVNESED; this comes from the coding sequence ATGAGCATTTATATAGGATTAGATTTATCGTTTGCTAAAACCGGTTATGCCGTAGTCGAAGTTATAAACGGCAAGCCGAAATTACTGGACTATGGCTTGATTAAAAACGATCCAAATCAAACGGAGCAGGAACGTATTGAGTACAATGTGATAGCTATCGATTTTCTTGCTTCACAATATCGTCCAGACGTCATTGTGAAAGAAGCATCGGTAGTAGGGAGATCGTCTACAGCTATGCCTGTGTTAAAGACGCACGGTGCGTATGAGCTTCGAATGTATAGTCGGTATAAACTATTCGATTTTCATAACGCATCAATTAAGAAGTGGGCTAGGAATGTTCTTAACGTCAAGGATAACGATAAGAAGATGGTGGGAGAAGCTGTCGAGAGAAAGTACGGCACTGTTGATGGCTTATACACGCCTAGGGGGAAATATATCGACGACATAGGCGACGCTATTGCATGTGTAACTGCGTTTCTAGAACGCGAAGAGATTATCGAAAAGGGAGTGAATGAAAGTGAAGATTGA